The genomic window GGCAGAAAAAGGAACAGCGATATTCAAACGCCCCGAATTTATTGTCACTGTTCCTAGCCTCCCTCGTAATGCGATGAATAAAGTCATGCGTGACACTTTGAGAGAAACAGTCCTGTCCTTGTTATAAAGATCTATAGCTTAGACCTATCGACCCATGTTGAATGCGTGCCGCTACACATTTTGTGAGGTATTTTAATTCTGCACACGGGGCCTTCTGAAAACTTCTTAGCATCAATAAGAATACATTCAGATGTTCCCTTATTTTCATCAATTATAAAACTGACCAAATAGCCATCATCTTCTGATTGCGCATTAAGTCTGGGTGCGAAAGGCGCTTCGGAGGCATATCGACCCTCTTCGAGATGTACTTCTTCGCTCTCTCCGGTGACGAGGTCATGCTTCACAAATCCATTGAATAGGAACCATCCCGGCTTCGATTGGACACTATAAACATAACGATATTTTTGACCTGCATATTGCTGATTTATCATACCGAACTCTACTACCCTGTCGTCTAATCGTTCTTCGGTTGTCGTTCCGTCTTTTAAATTAAAGCGCCAACGGTGTAGCTTAGATTGCAAACTATGAAGGTCAACATAAGCCATGAGATGGCCGTGTTTTCCTGCTTCTTTGATCGGCTCTGGCGACGGATTCTCCTGAAAATACCCATCCAAAATAACTTCATCTCCCTCTTCATAAGCATTCAACCAATGAAGAACATATGTTGGGCTCGCCTCGAACCAGCGCACATCTTCTGACCCGCCATGACGAGGAATAAGACCAAAACGAGAGGGCAAACCCTCATGCGATCTCACGGCATGAATATTACGCTTCAGAAGCTCTTGATCCCAAAAAACAGGAAGGTCATTAAGTATAGACCAGTTTTCACTAAAGGCCATATCATGAGGTAGCCGAGGGCCTGGTAGATCGATCGGAACGTAATTTGTTAGCTTTCCCTCTTTATTCACAACGCCGTAATGCATGTAAGGCACTGATTTACTGTAGTTAAAAAACAACAGCTCATCCGTCGCTTCATCGACTTTGGGATGCGCCGAGATACCATCTAATGGCACCCATGGGGCTACGCCCTCAAATTCTAAAGTCTCTGGATCTAATATATACCCCTCGCCGCATTGGTAAAATGTAGCGATGGCTTTCCCGCGATGCACAACCACATCAGTACTTGCTGTATCTTTCAACCCGCCATGCGCACCAAATCCGGGGCGTTTTGATGTGCCAGGGCCATCCATTAAACCGCCCCACTGCGCGCTCCCTAAGGTCTGCTCAAGCTCAAAACCCCGCGTGCGAACAAATCGATTTCGATAACTTGCAGTGCCTTTAGAGAAACTTATCTGATGGATCATACCATCGCCATCAAAAGGGTGATGACGGCCCAAGGGCTGATGAACTTGGTTTTCGGTATTGCGCAGATAAATCCCATCAATGTCTTTAGGAATCTCGCCAGCGATCACTTCAAGGTCTGTTGCATTGACCTCTTCATGTTGCGGTGTCCATGCCCCGCTTAGATAAGGGTGGTTACTCGGCTGTAAATTCGATTTTATTTTTTTAAGTCGCTCAATTTCCATCTTACTCACCAATTAGGTTTCTACAATTCCTCTCGGAAGGCATTTTCGGTCATTCACATATTTGTATTGACGTACTTACAAACTTCCCGCAGGTATAACTTTCATAATAATACTAACTGGAGGATTTCATGGACTTTCGCAAGATATTTATTGCCGCAGCACTCAGCTGCACCGCCCTAACGGCCTGTAGTCAGGCCGATCAGGCCACGCATCAACCAAGTGTAACTGCAGAAACACATCAAAATATGGAGACCGACATGCAAGCCGATCCAAAGATAGCTGTTGTGGAAGAAATGATAACCGCATGGAACGAAAAAGAGTGGAACAAGATTGCAGACCTTTTCACAGAAGACGGTGTTCTGCACTCTATGATGATTGACCCTGTTGTCGGCCGCGAAACCATTCGAAAGCGTATTGTTGGCTTAGGGGAAGGCCTTTCTGAAATTACACTTAACATCATCAACATTGGACGTATCAATGATGTTGTTGTCATCGAACGTGTGGATGAATTCACCTATAAAGGCCATAAGGGCAAGGTTCCTGTCGTCGGCATTTTAGAAGTTGAAGGCGATAAAGTTAAAGTCTGGCGTGAGTATTATGACCGCGCAGAGTTGCTCGCTGAAATGGGACTAGAACACGACTTTGATTAGGACAGGAACACCTGATGACTAACCCTGCTACAACACATGAAACATTAATAGCTGAAACCGATACAAGCCAGCCCTTCCCCAAGGCCATCGTGTCATGGGGCATCGTGGCGGCCTTCTTTATCGCTTATATCTTCTCTTTTATCGACCGCATGATTATCGGTCTTTTAGTAGAGTCTATCAAAGAAGACCTCGTCTTGACGGATACACAGATAGGCCTTTTACAAGGCCTCGCTTTTGCTATTTTCTACACTGTAGCGGGGATTCCTATTGGACGATTAATTGATCGCGCACCCCGTATGAAAATTGTGGCTTTAGGAATAGCTGTCTGGAGTATCATGACGGCAATTTGTGCCGGTGTGAGTAATTTTTGGCAATTCTTTGTGGCCCGAATGGGCGTTGGGGTTGGAGAAGCTGTTTTGTCTCCTGCCGCGTATTCAGTGATTTCCGATAGTTTTCCAAAAAACAAAATTGGTTTGCCTATGGGAGTTTATGGTCTTGGTTCGGCTATCGGTGCGGGACTGGCCTTTATGCTAGGCGCTGTGGTCGTTGCGGCCGTTTCGAATGCAGGTCAAACCTCTCTACCCATATTAGGCGAAGTAAAAGCCTGGCAGATTGCTTTTCTTGTGGCAGGCATACCTGGATTGCTAGTCGCCTTAATGTTTCTCTTTCTCCCTGAGCCTAAGCGTCGTTTCACGGCGGCCGAAGCCGAGACAAAGGAGCCTGTACCCTTATCTAAGGTCGTTGATCACATGCAGGAAAATCGTGTATTTTTCTGGTCACTCTTTGTGGGTGTTGGTGCTGTGAATCTTTCTGTTCTTGGGTCTATCTCATGGTTACCAGCCATGCTGATGCGGACATTTGAAATGGAAATGGTGCATGCTGGCTGGTTTGCGGGTGCCATGTTAATTATTGGCGGCCTCATCGGATTAATTGGCGGCGGCGCTTTAATGGACCGCATTGGCGGCGGCACGCCCGCTGTTAGACTCAAATTTTGTGGCTGGTCAGCCTTAATTGGATCCATCGGCGCTCTCATCTTTCCAATTACAGGCAGTATTCCCCTTTTAGCGGTCTCGTTTGTTCTGTTTTTCTCAGCCGCGGCTGTGGCCGTTGGCGCAGCGCCTTCGACTATTCAGCAATTAGCGCCTAACCGTATGCGAGCCACAATCTCAGCCGCATATGTCTTTGCCGTCAATGCAATTGGCCTCGGCTTAGGCCCGACATTAACCGCATGGATTGGCGATACATTCTTTCCTTTTGAGTCTGGCATTCGCTATGCCATCGTCATTGTGGCCGTAAGCGGGTATCTTATTGGCGCCCTATTATTTTATGTCGCGGCCAAGAGCTTAAAAACTAAAAAACTATAGATAAAGTTGCAATTATACACCCCCTAGAATGGACAGATATACGGTAATTGTTCATAGTATAAATCTATGGAAAAAGATCTTATTCGTTCGTGCTCAATTTGGCGTGCGCTAGAAGTTATTGGCGATTACCCTATCCTGCTTATTCTCGAAGTGAGTTGGCTTGGCGGAAAGCGCTTTGACGGCTTTCGCCGGCGCACAGGGCTTTTAAAGGCCTCTCTATCCAGTCGCCTAAAACGACTGGTCGAGGCGGACATTATGGTGAAGCGCAAATATTGCGATAGCCCGCCGCGTTATGAGTACATTATGACGGATAAGGGTCAGGACCTTTATTGGGTCGCTTTGATGTTATTGCGGTGGGAACGACGCTGGCAAGAACCCGGGAAAATCACGGTAGAGCTTACTCATAAACCTTGTGGCAAAATTTTTGAGCCCGTTCCTGCCTGTGGAAGCTGTAATGACGAAATAAACCCAACTCAGGTCGAATGGAAAGAAGGGCCAGGTCTTGGATGGATGGTTCCGCTTTATAGTCGTCGCCGTAGGAGCCGAGACGCAGAACAACGCTCCATTTCACTAATGGACCAAGCCGCTCAAATCATGGGAGATAGATGGTCTAGTCTTATTTTACGCTCTATTTATACAGGCATTAATCGATTTGATGACATTCGTGTCGATACGGCCATCGCAACCAACATTTTATCAGAAAGATTAAATTGGTTGGAAGAAATTGGCATGATCCGACAAGAGCAATATAATACGAACCCACCCCGTTACGAATATAGATTACGATCAAAAGGCGTAGATTATTACCATGCTTTGCTGATGCTTATGAAATGGGGGGATAAATATTATGTCTCACCCGAGGGACCGCCGCTTCTGCTCACGCATCTTCCTTGTGAGTCAGATCTTAACCCACAAGTGATTTGCTCTGAATGCCGAAAGCCTATCCATATCAGCGATGTGACCTATGATATATCAGGAAATTTCGATGTTCCATCTACCGTGACCGCCGCTGCTTCAGAGTAACTCTTTTTAATATAAACTTTCATTAACATACCCTCTCTGTTATACTACAGAAAACGAGGGAATAATGTTACAAAGCGAAAGAGTTGCACTTATTACTGGCGCGGGAAAAGGCCTAGGTGCGGCCTTCGCAAAGTCTCTTGCATTAGACGGGTGCAAGGTCATGGTGAATAATAGAAGTCACCCCAACACACCTAGCTCCGCCCAAAAAATAGCAACCGAATTACAAGAACAAAATTACGTCGCTGATTTTGAAGACAGTCCAGTCCATGAAGAAGGCGCGGCAACGACAATAATTTCCAATACATTAAAGCGCTTTGGCCGACTGGATATTTTGATTCTGAATGCCGGCATTTCTGGCCCCGCCATGAAAGTTAATGATCAGGGCGACCCTAAGCTGCGCCAAATCATGGAAATTAATTTCTTTGCCAATACCGCATTAATAGACGCCGCTTTGCCTTATCTACGCGAATCGTCAGCAGGACGTATTGTGTTTATTGCTTCATCTGCAGGACTCTATGGTGTCCGCGGCCGAGCACCTTACGCCGCTTCTAAGGCCGCCCTTATAGCTTACGCGAAAACACTCGCAGATGAATTAAGCCGAACTAATATACGTGTAAATATTATAGCGCCATATGCTGCGACGAATATGACATCTGCTGAAAATGCGGCCGTAGACGAAGATTTACACCCTAGCCATGCCACAGCCGCAGCAACATGGTTTGCTCGGCCAGACTGTCACGCCAATGGGCAAGTCTGGATGGCTGGGGCTAAATATTTCGCTCGAAGCGCCACGATAGAGGGTATTGGCGGAGGCTGCGTTAACCCAACACCAGACTGGTTTGGCGAGCATATCAACGCATTATCTTCTGTAGAGAATGGCACTGAATTCAGCGGAGCAGAAGCTGCCTTTGCGCATTTCTATAAAAAAGCAAAACAAAACAACCATAACTAAAAA from Litorimonas taeanensis includes these protein-coding regions:
- a CDS encoding MFS transporter, producing MTNPATTHETLIAETDTSQPFPKAIVSWGIVAAFFIAYIFSFIDRMIIGLLVESIKEDLVLTDTQIGLLQGLAFAIFYTVAGIPIGRLIDRAPRMKIVALGIAVWSIMTAICAGVSNFWQFFVARMGVGVGEAVLSPAAYSVISDSFPKNKIGLPMGVYGLGSAIGAGLAFMLGAVVVAAVSNAGQTSLPILGEVKAWQIAFLVAGIPGLLVALMFLFLPEPKRRFTAAEAETKEPVPLSKVVDHMQENRVFFWSLFVGVGAVNLSVLGSISWLPAMLMRTFEMEMVHAGWFAGAMLIIGGLIGLIGGGALMDRIGGGTPAVRLKFCGWSALIGSIGALIFPITGSIPLLAVSFVLFFSAAAVAVGAAPSTIQQLAPNRMRATISAAYVFAVNAIGLGLGPTLTAWIGDTFFPFESGIRYAIVIVAVSGYLIGALLFYVAAKSLKTKKL
- a CDS encoding winged helix-turn-helix transcriptional regulator, yielding MEKDLIRSCSIWRALEVIGDYPILLILEVSWLGGKRFDGFRRRTGLLKASLSSRLKRLVEADIMVKRKYCDSPPRYEYIMTDKGQDLYWVALMLLRWERRWQEPGKITVELTHKPCGKIFEPVPACGSCNDEINPTQVEWKEGPGLGWMVPLYSRRRRSRDAEQRSISLMDQAAQIMGDRWSSLILRSIYTGINRFDDIRVDTAIATNILSERLNWLEEIGMIRQEQYNTNPPRYEYRLRSKGVDYYHALLMLMKWGDKYYVSPEGPPLLLTHLPCESDLNPQVICSECRKPIHISDVTYDISGNFDVPSTVTAAASE
- a CDS encoding carotenoid oxygenase family protein → MEIERLKKIKSNLQPSNHPYLSGAWTPQHEEVNATDLEVIAGEIPKDIDGIYLRNTENQVHQPLGRHHPFDGDGMIHQISFSKGTASYRNRFVRTRGFELEQTLGSAQWGGLMDGPGTSKRPGFGAHGGLKDTASTDVVVHRGKAIATFYQCGEGYILDPETLEFEGVAPWVPLDGISAHPKVDEATDELLFFNYSKSVPYMHYGVVNKEGKLTNYVPIDLPGPRLPHDMAFSENWSILNDLPVFWDQELLKRNIHAVRSHEGLPSRFGLIPRHGGSEDVRWFEASPTYVLHWLNAYEEGDEVILDGYFQENPSPEPIKEAGKHGHLMAYVDLHSLQSKLHRWRFNLKDGTTTEERLDDRVVEFGMINQQYAGQKYRYVYSVQSKPGWFLFNGFVKHDLVTGESEEVHLEEGRYASEAPFAPRLNAQSEDDGYLVSFIIDENKGTSECILIDAKKFSEGPVCRIKIPHKMCSGTHSTWVDRSKL
- a CDS encoding SgcJ/EcaC family oxidoreductase, with amino-acid sequence MDFRKIFIAAALSCTALTACSQADQATHQPSVTAETHQNMETDMQADPKIAVVEEMITAWNEKEWNKIADLFTEDGVLHSMMIDPVVGRETIRKRIVGLGEGLSEITLNIINIGRINDVVVIERVDEFTYKGHKGKVPVVGILEVEGDKVKVWREYYDRAELLAEMGLEHDFD
- a CDS encoding SDR family NAD(P)-dependent oxidoreductase, which translates into the protein MLQSERVALITGAGKGLGAAFAKSLALDGCKVMVNNRSHPNTPSSAQKIATELQEQNYVADFEDSPVHEEGAATTIISNTLKRFGRLDILILNAGISGPAMKVNDQGDPKLRQIMEINFFANTALIDAALPYLRESSAGRIVFIASSAGLYGVRGRAPYAASKAALIAYAKTLADELSRTNIRVNIIAPYAATNMTSAENAAVDEDLHPSHATAAATWFARPDCHANGQVWMAGAKYFARSATIEGIGGGCVNPTPDWFGEHINALSSVENGTEFSGAEAAFAHFYKKAKQNNHN